The Candidatus Woesearchaeota archaeon genome includes the window AGGCTCTTGTAGATTCCTGGATAGCGCTCCCTGAGTTTTGAGATGAGCGTTTCAATTGTCTTCTTGTCAGGCACTTTTGATATGTCAAATTCAATAATGTCTTTCCTGAAAATGAGCCCCATGAAAAAATCAGAGAATAAGTTCCACCTCTCCCTGAGAGTTAAGGCATTTGAGAAATTTGAGAGGGTAAGCTCAATATCCTGGTCTATAAGCATTACAGGAATATTGTTTCTTGAAGCGTCCTCTGCAGCGGTTTTCATGTCTGAACCGGGCTCAACCCCAACTCTCTCGCCGAGCTTTCTCTGAAGGAAGCTTCCTACAACAGTAAAAAGGAAGCCCTTTATCCCAACCTTTCTTATGCTAGGCCTTGAAAGGCGCTTATCGCCTTTCTCGGGATTCATGAGAGAATAAAACCTATTATGGTCAAGCTCAAGAGCGACAACATTCGGCTTCCAATTCAGAATTGCATTTCTTATCCGAACAACGCTCTCCTCAGCAATATGTGATGTCCCGATAATCATAAGATTTTCAGAATGCCATTGCTGCGGATTTTTATTTGAAATGCCCTTTTCCGCAATTTTTTTCCTGCTTTTACCTGCTTTTTCCTTATTAACTCCTTTCCCGCTCATAATTACCCTTTGGCTGATGAAATTATAAACTTTTCCATGGCTTTATTCTCCTATTTAAACACAAAATTTAAATATTAGGAATAACAGTTTTAGAATTACATCTTATTAAGAGAGAAATTATTACGGAGGGGATAGAATGCTCAAGATGAAGAGGATAAGCGAAGTATACGGAATGAGGGTCTTTACTGATTCTGGCGAGTATTTCGGGGATGTTGAGGAATCTGTCCTGACTGCATCAAAAATCTACGGATGGAGAGTCAGGGCAGGAAGGGAATCATTCCTTGGAAAGATACTCGGCGGAGGGGCAAAAGGCGTTGTTGTTCCTCACAGTTATGTTGAAAGCATAGGCGACATAATGATAATAAGAAAGCTTGCAATCCCAAGCTCTGCACCTGAAGAGGGCATGGAAGAGGAGTAAGCTTTTTTCAATTATTTTTTAATTATTTTACTTTATTCTGTTTTTTTCCACAAGATTTTTATAGGGTTTTCAGATTATTCAGCATTATGGAATTTAAGATACTTAACAGCAAGGAAACGCGGGAAATTATTAAAATGATTTCTGAGCAGTGGGGCTGCAATCTTAAAGACACTCCTGAATACGACGGCTGGGGATTTATAGAGAACAATGAGGAGAGAATTTTTCTTGTAACAAGGGACATTGGGCGGATTGAGTTCTCAAGGCTACGGGCAAACTCTGCAGGGCTTTATTTCGGGGAGCTGAAAAATGGCATGCTCCGCCTGAGCATTGAGGGCTCGCAGATAGTCGGAAAGCTCG containing:
- a CDS encoding TraB/GumN family protein → MSGKGVNKEKAGKSRKKIAEKGISNKNPQQWHSENLMIIGTSHIAEESVVRIRNAILNWKPNVVALELDHNRFYSLMNPEKGDKRLSRPSIRKVGIKGFLFTVVGSFLQRKLGERVGVEPGSDMKTAAEDASRNNIPVMLIDQDIELTLSNFSNALTLRERWNLFSDFFMGLIFRKDIIEFDISKVPDKKTIETLISKLRERYPGIYKSLIEDRNIFMAKKIARFMKSNPEKKILAVVGAGHEDAISLLVSNYVMNSEIIGNEISYKFSYSINNEK
- a CDS encoding PRC-barrel domain-containing protein gives rise to the protein MLKMKRISEVYGMRVFTDSGEYFGDVEESVLTASKIYGWRVRAGRESFLGKILGGGAKGVVVPHSYVESIGDIMIIRKLAIPSSAPEEGMEEE